A window of Apium graveolens cultivar Ventura chromosome 8, ASM990537v1, whole genome shotgun sequence contains these coding sequences:
- the LOC141676918 gene encoding uncharacterized protein LOC141676918, producing MGRGKFKGKPTGRRQFSTPEEMIAGTSSRPKTFKREEAEDIKDERLEEESDEESDDSEGEEKKKGTEGIIEIANPNLVKPKNLKARDIDIEKTTELSRREREEIEKQKAHERYMRLQEQGKTEQARKDLDRLALIRQQRAEAAKKRDEEKAAKEQKKTEARK from the exons ATGGGTCGGGGCAAATTCAAGGGTAAACCCACGGGTCGTCGCCAATTTTCCACTCCTGAGGAGATGA TTGCTGGCACTTCTTCTCGTCCAAAAACATTTAAACGG GAAGAAGCTGAAGACATAAAAGATGAGAGGCTAGAAGAAGAATCTGATGAAGAGTCTGACGATTCTGAAGGAGAGGAA AAAAAGAAAGGCACAGAAGGTATCATCGAGATTGCGAATCCAAATTTGGTGAAGCCAAAAAATCTAAAAGCCAGAGATATTGAT ATTGAGAAAACGACCGAACTTTCTAGACGTGAAAG AGAAGAGATAGAGAAGCAGAAAGCTCATGAAAGGTACATGAGGTTGCAAGAGCAAGGGAAAACTGAACAAGCGAGGAAAGATTTGG ATCGTTTGGCCCTTATCCGTCAACAGAGAGCAGAAGCTGCTAAAAAGAGGGACGAAGAGAAAGCTG CTAAAGAACAGAAGAAGACCGAGGCTCGCAAATGA
- the LOC141676917 gene encoding serine/threonine-protein phosphatase 7 long form homolog — MNIEDVHLGPVNPSLLHLLHTHRSLDIWRLGGGDMLKCRRKNPNNEDDLPPLDLRMVPLLQSTGFYGVARVASLQLDWSLISALVERWRPETHTFHLPMGEVTITLQDVGVLLGLPIDGDAVISDVTPGPDMSWRSYVVELFDRDPDPKRDMNGSRVRLSFITSYAPARLPQDASADDIRFHVLCYLVHLFGSVLFTDHSGGLFHPIFLHFIRDLDRCGDYAWGAAVLAYLYRELCKTSKKDVDEVAACLLLLQLWAWERFPTLAPIRTSSILFDARFWEGQVAAPRGLRWLHDHSYTSTGGRTLSAIRALLDGLGPSQFIWQPYSSDVISELPAYCFTGERIWRYCRPLICIFIVELHCSDIVARQFGLVQTIPVDVVYSEAEHSTNLRGNDKIRWIQKHAASTSIWAHRLDHLFVGDAIVARVPEYHPWYLERTVRFISRVGAFNHRIDLMFRQIFERTHDVLPDVSRYADQCCDFVRAYTLHGFD, encoded by the exons ATGAACATTGAG GACGTGCATCTAGGCCCTGTTAACCCTAGCCTTCTTCATCTTCTGCATACACATAGATCTTTAGATATTTGGAGGTTAGGTGGTGGTGATATGTTGAAGTGTCGCCGAAAAAATCCTAATAATGAAGATGATCTTCCACCGCTAGATCTTCGTATGGTCCCTTTACTTCAGTCTACTGGTTTTTATGGTGTTGCTCGAGTGGCATCTTTACAGCTGGATTGGAGTCTCATATCAGCTCTTGTTGAGAGATGGCGGCCAGAGACTCATACCTTTCACTTGCCTATGGGAGAGGTCACTATTACTCTACAGGATGTAGGTGTTCTTTTAGGGCTTCCTATTGATGGTGATGCTGTTATTTCTGATGTCACCCCTGGCCCTGATATGAGTTGGCGTTCTTATGTTGTTGAGCTTTTTGATAGAGATCCCGATCCGAAGAGAGACATGAATGGATCCAGGGTTCGGTTGTCCTTTATTACTTCATATGCTCCAGCACGTTTACCGCAGGATGCATCAGCAGATGATATTCGCTTTCATGTCTTGTGTTATCTTGTTCATCTATTTGGTAGTGTTCTCTTCACTGATCATTCAGGAGGTCTCTTCCATCCCATATTTCTACATTTCATTCGTGATCTAGACAGATGCGGAGATTATGCTTGGGGTGCTGCAGTTCTTGCATATTTGTATAGGGAGTTATGCAAGACAAGCAAGAAGGACGTTGATGAGGTAGCTGCTTGTCTGCTATTGTTGCAGTTATGGGCGTGGGAGAGATTTCCCACTCTTGCTCCCATTCGCACCTCTTCTATCTTGTTTGATGCTCGTTTCTGGGAGGGTCAGGTTGCAGCTCCACGTGGACTGAG GTGGCTTCATGATCATTCCTACACTAGCACGGGTGGTCGTACCCTTTCAGCTATTCGGGCGCTATTGGATGGGCTTGGACCATCTCAGTTTATATGGCAGCCATACTCTTCTGATGTCATTTCTGAGCTTCCTGCATATTGTTTCACTGGTGAGCGTATTTGGCGCTACTGCAGGCCTTTGATTTGTATTTTCATAGTCGAGCTTCACTGCTCTGATATAGTTGCTAGACAGTTTGGGCTCGTGCAGACTATCCCAGTTGATGTTGTTTACTCGGAGGCAGAGCATAGTACAAACTTGAGGGGCAATGACAAAATCAGATGGATTCAGAAACATGCAGCTAGCACATCTATCTGGGCGCATCGTTTAGATCATTTGTTTGTTGGAGATGCGATTGTTGCAAGGGTGCCTGAGTACCATCCTTGGTATTTGGAGAGGACTGTCAGATTCATTTCACGTGTTGGTGCATTTAATCATCGCATT GATCTTATGTTCAGGCAGATATTTGAGCGGACACATGATGTTCTTCCTGATGTTTCTCGTTATGCGGACCAGTGTTGTGATTTTGTCAGAGCCTACACATTACATGGTTTTGATTAG